The nucleotide window GCACATTTGCCAGTCCTGCAGGCAACGAGTGCTTGCTGTGCTTTAACCACATTCTAATGGGTGTTTTGATTTCAAAAAAGGAAAAAGCAATACAATAAAAGTcactaatgtttaataaataagtcCAAAGTCTAATTACTCAGAAAAGTAATTGCACACCTCTTCTGGCTTATCcattatacactttttttttttaccattaagtTCTAAATGCAAGTCTTTTCTTCAGGTTAACCTGCCCATAAATGTTTTTCAGTACAAGTATCTTGAAAGTGCTTTTCGCAACTAGTAGTCAGACAGCACCATCTGCTGGACTGAAACAGAATACATCATGATTTATCTGAAGTTTACCTCCAGTTTCTTCTCCAGGGATTCGATCCTGTCCTTCTTGCTGGCAAGATTGGCACGAGTGTAGCGGCTCTGACCGGGCAGGAACAGGACCTGACTGTAACACTCCTCCCACACCTGGTTATAGGCCTCCATAGAAAGATCTCCATGTCCCATTCCATGTTTCACGACCTCCATCTCCTGCCCCAAAAGCTCTCCAGCCTATCAGAGACACAAAGCGTCAAATAGGTAAACCATAAGACatcttttaaatttaaataaatcttttcaaggtgtgtgtatgtgtgcatatatgcatatatatatatatatacacacacacacacagtattcaaaacccttaatttttttcacattttgttatattgcatCCTTAAATGCTTTcaattctatatatttttttcacatcaatctacactccgtaccccataatgacaaaacaaagaCAGATTtgttataactttgcaaatgtattaaaaagaaaaaaaactgagaTGTCATACTGACATAATTATTCagagtattcagacccttagtagctgaagcacctttggcagcgattacagtctcaagtcttttttcggatgatgcgacaagctttgcacaccaggatttggggattttctgccattcttctctgcaaatcctctccagctctgtcaggttggatggggactgtcggtgcacggccattttcaggtctctccagagatgttcaattgggttcaaaagtgggctctggctgggccactcaaggacatacaAGAGTTGTCCCAAAGCCACtctatgcttggggtcattgtcctgatGGAAAGtgccagtctgaggtcctgagtgctctaaACTAGGTTTTCAATTATGATCTCTCTATATTTTGTTGCGTTCACCTttccttcatccctgaccagtccccgcTGCTctaaaacacccccacagcacgATGCCACCATGCTTCATTGTTGGGAAGGTACTGTGCCTACTTTCCTCCAGACATTATGCTTTGAATTGAGGCCAAACcattcaatcttcatttcatcagaccagagaatcttgtttctcacagtctgagagtcctttaggtgccttTTCCGTCAGGCCCCTCTTCCaaaaagcccagatcggtggagatGCAGTGATGGTCATCCTACtccaagtttctcccatctttcatggcttgatttttgctctgatatgcattttcagctgcgaGACCTTATATACACGtgcgcctttccaaatcatgtccaataaattgaattttccacaggagaaccaaaaataaaaaaatgtttgccttGTGATTATTGGGTATGGGTTTTGGgtattgatgtgaaaaaaataaataatttaaagcattttagcataaagctgcaacaacataattaaacaaatgaaagggtctgcactatatatatatatatatatatatatatatatatatatatatatatatatatatatatatatatataaataaaaatgtgtatatatacatttttattaaaaatatacacgtgtttttttcacacacacacgttcaatTTGTTTCTCAATTGCATTTTGAAGTGCCTAAATAAtagttaaataaaagtaaaatgtgaaTATTATAGGCAGATTTGAtaatgctaatatatatatatatatatatatctcaaaatgTTTCAACATTACGATATAAAATTTTACAGAATAAAAGCGAAAAAAGTAATggggattttttttattgaaaatataatttaagcaGATGTCAACTTTCCTTAAATAAGCACAGAAAGAATAAAATGAGTGTGCAGCTTCCACGTGGGTCTAAACTATAGCCAACCACACGAGTGAGCAGACCTTTTTAAGCTCCTCCTCTGAAACCTTGTCATAGGCTGTTTTCTCCAGGTATGCGATGTGCTCAGCGTTGTTGGAGCTGGATCCCACTCCTTTACCCTTCTTGGCCTGAGCGTCAGCGCTGGGGTGATGCAAACAGTCGTAATGGATCATGGTGATCATCTCTTTTTTGATCATCTCCTCGGCCTGCTGCAGTTCTGTTAAAGGAGGCTCCACATTATGAGGCCGCAGGATCGTCTcattcacctgaacacaaacagacacatcagCACAGAGAACAATCTAACAGCATCAGAACACCAAACTCAACAGAACTTAATGGAGTAGTAATTACTAacctttcttctgcggaacacaaatatattttaatggccCTATGAGgtgttttggtccatacaatggacaacattttggcctgttttcacccaaaacccaAAGCCACGTATCCAACAACTAAAGTCGTGTGGATAACCTTTATTATCTTGAAATTGTCGGACTCCATTGACTTCTATCGCTAtcaaaacatctttgtgttccGCAGTCAGAGCTTTAAATCTGCATACGGGTGAGTAAGTAATGAACTAAAGTACAGTACAGTTTTGAAGCAACTCAAATACTGTTAAAGTACAAAAAAAGGGTCTATCTTCACTTTGGACATCTTTGTAAATTAGGCCTGACATGATTATTCAGTAATCGTCTGATCACAGTTATTTGAGGTAACCGTGATTATTGTGTACTATAAATTCcattcacattttaatgcccaaataagtgGATTTTAACAAATATATGAATGCCATGAAAGGCTTGTTTACGTGTTATTCAGCTGAACACCAAGCATCATTGAGCTGCACAgtggatataatatatatatatatatattttcttaatttacaGATTAATAATGTGCATATCAtgatttatacagtatgtgtgggcataaccattataatttttttaatatcatATACAGATTTGCTTAGACTGCACATCCCTATTTTCCTCTATATATTCTGCATCATTTGAAAACAATGTGTTGTCTTTAAAGAGAAATGGTAGTTGCTGGAAAACagcgtgtgtgtgagacagttttATGGTGCTGTGATTGGGATAGACCGCGAGTGACTGATGTACGTTCTCACCTCTGAAGGTCTTGGTAAATCTCTCTGAACCGCTGTGTGTCTCTGACGcagctctttttctctctctgcatCTCTGATAGCCTGTAAAATATCAAACAACAATACtattacacagaagacaaaacacAACACGCTGGATCTCAATGAATGAGTTCCATTAACCATCGCTGCATCTGACAGATCAGGGTGTTTGATTATCTGACCTGTTTTTCTAGTTCTATCTCGGCTGCGTCTTCCACAAAACTCTCATCCACTTCAGCTTCCTCCAGTTCTTTCTCAGCGTTTTCAGGAAGAACGATCTCAAAATCATTCTTGGGCAACGGCAAAGATATCAGCCCCAGTCTGAGCTGCTCACGGGACTCTCTTTGCTGAAAAAGACTTGGAAGTTTAGAATTCAAAAACCTCACACATACCAATACTTATTTAAGTTTCAGAAATAAATGAAAGCCCATTACTATGGGCATAACGCACCAAGTGTTTAGCATATGATGGGTCACTGTAGTCCACGCCACCCTCCTCTGCGTTGATGTTGAGTTTGTCCCGCAGCGGAGTCCTGCCAGGGGTCACGCCCACTGAGGGTTTGGGGGTCATTCCACTGTGAGGGGTCATACCATCTGCTCCATGACTGGGAGTTCTGGAAAAACAATATTCATTATGTCAGTATTCACACAGCAGATGCAGAGTGTGCATTAGAAGAGTGTGTTGTGGGTacctgaagggtgtagagagcacagTGTTTGGGGTCTGCACCACCTGTCTCTGTGGTGTGACACCTGAGAAGTCGCTCTCGTGTAGGGGGGTGTTGAGTCCTCCTTTCAGAGGGGTGTCCACGTTGGTAAGTGCCATCAGGTTCTGAGCTTCCTGTGGGGTGAATCAACCAAATTtcgattttaaaagaaaaatcttaGTGACGGATGATTACTTGTAGAGCAACATCTGAGGAcacacaattgtttgttttttataatgaaaatacTTGAAATTGTAAATCAAACCTGCAGGATCTTGTCCTGTGCAGCGGGTGTTTTGGGTGTGCGCAGGGCCATGGAGTTATTGGTCACATTGTACTCCGACAGAAGAGCGCTGGAGGCGGAGTTTGTGATTCCAGACTCCTCGGCGGTCTGACGGGCGACTTCACTGGCCTGACCCAGTTTCACCACCTCCTCCAGTTCAGCGTCAGAGATCTGAGATAAAGACAAATAACTAGGGATATTATACGATTAGATTCAGATGCTTAAGCTAATGATTACGATGCATTGTGAAATCTGAAATTTGGCCATAGTTCGATTTGATTATTTTGGAACgattcataattatatatatatatatatatatatatatatatatatatatatatatatatatatatatatatatatatatatatatatatataaaaaaagacaaatttagGGAACTGAGCATTCCTAACTTAGAACAGAAATGCACTAAACTTGAGCATCAGAGTCACAGATGCATTTAGCACCAAGGAGGTTTGGCTTATATGTGTGGCTGCATTTATTAACAACACATTTCATGATATGCATTATTGATTcaaatattttacagttaaagtcagaagtttacatacaaattagccaaatacatttaaactcagtttttcataattcatgacatttaatcgtagaaaacatcgtttttttttaacgtcagttaggatcagtactttattttaagaatgtgaaatgtcagaataagtggagagaattatcattttcatcacattcccagtgggtcagaagtttacatacactttgttagtatttggttgcattgcctttaaaatgtttaacttgggtcaaaccttttgggtatccttccacaagtgtctcacaataagttgctggaattttggcccattcagacagaactggtgtaactgagtcaggtttgtaggcctccttgctcgcacatgcttttccagttcagcccacaaattttctattggattgaggtcagggctttgtgatgccactccaataccttgactttgttgccattttgccacaaatttggaggtacgCTTGGGGTtaatgtccatttggaagacccatttgtgaccaagcttcaacttcctggctgacgtcttgagattttgcttcaatatatccaccaaattttccttcctcatgatataatcgattttgtgaagtgcaccagtccctcctgcagcaaagcaccccacaacatgatgctgccacccccatgcttcatggttggaatggtgttcttcatcttgcaagcctcaccctttatcctccaaacataatgatggtcattatggccaaacaattacatttttgtttcatcagatcagaggacatttcttcaaaaagttgatctttgtccccatgtgcacttgcaaactgtagtctggctttttttatggccgttttggagcagtggattcttccttgctgagcagtctttcaggttatgttgatataggactcattttactgtggatatagatactcgtctacctgtttcctccaacatattcacaaggtcctttgctgttgttctggaactgatttgcacatttcaaagcaaactacgttcatcactaggagacagaatgcgtctccttcctgagcagtatgatggctgtgtggtcccatggtgtttatacttgtgtactgttgtttgtacagatgaacgtggtaccttaagacatttggaaattgctaccTAGGATGAATCAGgcttggaggtccacaatttttttctgatgttttggctgatttcttttgaatttcccatgatgccaagcaaagaggcaccgagtttgaaggtaggctttaaactacatccacagatacacctcctatcagaagctaattggctaattgtctaaaggcttggcatcattttctggaattttccaagctgcttaaaggcacagttaactagtgtatgtaaacttcagacccactgaaattgtgatattgtcaactaaaagtgaaacaatcggtctgtaaacaattgttggaaacattactcgtgtcatgcacaaagttgatgtcctaaacgacttgccaaaactatagtttgctaatatgaaatctgtgaagtgcttaaaaaaatgtgttttactgaCTTCAActtaattgtatgtaaacttctgacttcaactgtacattaaGATATGTTATATGCATAACAGATATCCAATCTGAATAAAGGGTAAGAATGTCTGATGCAACATAatgactctcagcctaagaatctgctgaaaaatcacaatacACCTGAGCTTCTTATTTTCTGATCgccattatatatctctgggtgcaAATCAGATGGCTCAGACAACTGCTTTTGTTTCGTTACCAATCATGTCAACTATAGCtaagacattttttattgataAGATAAAGCAATCAAAAATAATTCAGTGTCCAaaagcatctccaaacaaataattgtagataagaactaataacacatgcaaacacaacaatgactaaaggtttgcatagcttgcagacatgattttagtaataagatttcacagaatgagtttcattctgtgccatttgagtcatcgaatctgtcatgtacttggcgccatctcctggtggaaCTATGTAacattgtgtgtgggcttgtttgaaagatcacctcctctaagtaatggtatgtgatattttatgttccgtttatttttcgtcaagttataagcgaaaatgcAACATATAAccaacacctgttcacatgtaACATGAAATGTAAAAGGCAtatactcgctatatttttgtctgcgagtaaaacaaataggctgtttGTATTGTATCGATGTGTCATTTACAAAATGTtcagtgcaattttttttataaattatcatCAAAACGGATCACTTCTggtttgtctgcaaatttcaaaacacttatttagttttggtcataatgtctacatgcattgggAAAATAGagcttttaactctttccccgccaaacacggaattttccgggtttccgtgttttaggtgttatacggtaaggaagacccctgcgcatgttttgaaagagtacgcaactctttgatcaaagaaacagactgcgatcgtctcaaacatgaagtggagtattgagaagctcaaaatatcagacataaacatgcctttttatcagctttttgtctgaaatgttgttttttgacaaaactgacctctgttcaagtcgcaataaaaaaagaacaaatgaagataaaataaaatcgttttttttgcctaaaagcagaggctcagatctttattgtgatacaTAGcgtcttcatatattcatggaaaaaaatattctgcgggccattaaatttagcgaaaatcgtcaaaaaccctggcggtggctggcaacttttttttaaaaacgctggcggggaaagagttaagctttcaaacgaaacccattttgtgttggtcaagactgcagctattaatattttgaatttttttatttcaccatCCAAGCTTTAATGGTTGATATAGTAATGATAATCGATTCTTTAACTCCGTAATCCATCGAAATTTCTTTGATAGATGCATAGATGCAATTTTATGTCCCTACAAATAACTAGAATGCAGATTATATGACATTAACcacaactcaacatgtttgacacatgaGAAGGATTGGAGTCACTTTTAATGTTTACAGCATACAAGAAAAAGCTACAAAGTTTATAAGACCATTCtggctctaaaatctgattggctgaaccATGTTTGAAGCCACTGAAAATGCTAGCTGGTAAATGGTATATTGATATACCCGCTTCTGGTCAGCTAGTttagaaacaaaaacacatagaTGTGCATCAATGGTAAAGTCCAGATTAATATCAACAACCATCCTGGTCATTGGACATATGCACCATTCATATAAACGTTTATCGTTGTTACTTGGAAACTGTACAGACTACAGGCTTCTGagagtattttttttatgttttccaagtaaacatgcactagatggatgttttTGACCGATGCACTCTGACATTGTTTCCAGAGCTACcaatctgattcccaaatgaattaatcttatgagtcggttcttttgaatctacatagCAAAGCATCCTGCTCTATCTCCCGCATGAGTGACTCTAATCAGTCGGCTCTTTAAGTGGCTCTTTATATCTTAATAAACCTCAAGTCATTCATTTCCTCATGTCCGACTCAAATTGAACCAATAGCTGCTACTGTGTCATGTGTACTTAAGCAACCGGAACAGTTCAGAGGAACCGGAATCATCGAATTCTtaacgattcccatccctactaACAATAAGCAACAATATGCCATGGGTTATAGTGATTTGGTTAAGATAGTAATGTTTGTGCCAAGGTCTGACCTGTGGTGCCGGCAGCACCAGTTTGCTTCTCTTCTTTGTAAACTCAGACACTCCGCTGGTCTGTAGAATCGCTGAGGGCAGATCTGATTCCTTCTTCTTCTTGATCTTCTGTCGGTCCTTCTTACGCTCACGATCCTCCTTCTCACTGAATAGGACAAGATGAACAATGATCAAAAGACGCCCATTCAGGACAGCTCAAAAGTTTCAATGAAAGGCCCTCAAAAACTCACTTTCTGAGTTCTCCGTCCAGATGCTGCTGGCGTAGTCGTTTGAAGTCGGGTTCCAGAGGATCATACTGCTCCATGGATGTATCGTAGAAGCCCTGTGCTGGTTTCTTCTGAAAGGGAATCTCAGCATTGTAGTCCACACCTCTTTTCTTCTTGCGCTTCTTCTGGATGTCGATGCCCGCAGCTCGCAGCTCCCTGCGCTTCTGAAGCGCTGCCAGACGGCTGTAGAACACAGCACAGGGGAAACGGTAATTAACACCTGTGATATAACCTCAGAGTGTTTTCCACGGTCAACACTGTAAGAACTCATTAAAACACAGCCGATGGCACTTTGAAATCACAAAATTAACTTCAAAACATTGGAAGGCATTTTAAATTTCTGGTAGGCTGCTGCAAATATTTATGTCCTGAAAAGGCCATCAGCGATTGCATGAAGCACAGTTAATATAGTGTCTTACCGAGCTTCTTCCAGCTGTTTTTCTCTGGCTTTTCGCTTTGCCTTCTTGCCTTGCGTGTTGGCCAGTCGAGCCCTGGCTTCAGACAGCATCTCTAACTCATCTGTATATGGAAGTTTATCATTAATTAAAAGCATTTTTCCAATCCACTTATGCAATTTTAAGAAAACCGCATTTTGTATTTCATGCAACTGAAGTTCAGAAACACTCACCTTCATCCATGTCCACAGGGTCAGGTCTGGCTGGTTTGGTCTCAGGGTTTGGGTCGATCTCCCCTGGTTTAAGCTTGCGAGGGTCATCACCCGCGTCATCTTCGTTCTCTCTCTGGGCGGCTTTATCACTGTGGTCATAAAGTAGAAAAAGTTAGGCTTGAATTTATTCTTTACGTGCTCACAGGCACATGCATTAATGTTCTGTAAAAAACAAGATGAAACATTTGCAACTTAATTAACTCCCATAATGTGGTTTATTTCTTAGTATATTTTTAAGTTTCTTTTATCCATCAGAAATCAACTGGAACATGGATGTTAGGCGatgatattattggttaatattttccaaactgtgcagtttcttatatttctattaattaaaatagaatttttatcaaaattaacggttttcgtttctgctctaaagtgatgtcacgttagagcaggcctcctccacgactggtgacggactcaaccctattatcatagctcctcccctgagggAGCTTCGTAagagtcataagtgttctgttgttgctgtaaaagtgaacataagccttcatgtactcccggcatcagagccagaGCGTAAATCAAATTGCATTCGCACAGGACGTTTTGcaaaggtgtaaatcaagttgcaagcttAAGAAAACAAATATTAGCAATACTTCAATGCTTTGCATACGTGTACTtaatgtgttgtgaatctgtaattttGTCTAAGCACACAGTAAATTTGGTGTGTATTCTTCTAACTTTTTTCACGCTTGTACTTTTGGCACTGCTTTTGCACCTAAACATGGTCAGAAACATTGCAAACCTGCAATCAGtgatatgcaagcaaagaaagggtgtcatGAACAGGTAAACGGATTGACTGAAGAATTAGTCTGTATGAGTAAAATGATCCGATATACACAGTTCCATCTTCCCTTTTGTTGCGCTCACACTTTTGGCCGAAATTCTAAttccagtgccgttctaaatgcatattataagtgaaccgaactatttaGCAtcaacatctgagatgttgttcacgagtagtgctcaaatattgcacaccgcgtaaaggctaaaaatagccatgagcgtgtgtcaacagagcagcaccattcactaacacactggagctgcgcgtgcattttatatatttacttattaaacagccttttgtgattcccagagctattgcacgtcttcaagtggctttcaataaaatgcacgagtcacatgaactactttaatggtgttttaatggttcttttgtcatttttggagcttgacagtaacaaacatgactaacacacagtatcggatttggatcgggcttgtcTGACTGATacacgatccgtctaaaagcttcagtatcggtgcatcgtcatgcacaacgagtcacgtgataagatgcgcggattgacggtctcagaagtggaggcaactgagactcgtcctccgccacccggattgaggcgagtaaccgtgccaccacgaggacttagaaagaagtgagaattgggcattccaaattgggaaggtgattgtgacagggcggagccgggtcattattctacacacccggccccttatcaggctaatcatgcctccgggagggataaaggccaactgcggacgtTGGTgcgagagagagcgtttacgggcagctgtccgacacttttgtgtgtttgtgcctttttattcaagttcttaattaaatataatttatattgtcaagccggttctcgcctcctcttttccattaacccatttacactggtgccgaaaatcCGGGAAAGAGAAGGGATACGCCGTAGTTGAGTTCTCACAGCTACCATACATCCcaacggaggagcccggccaccgactgcgaggggagaaggggctcatagccgaccgcctggagcggtcagggccactgccagagGCGGGGGGAGACCCTTACATGTCGCTAAACGCAGCGGGGTTAAGAGAGGACCGCCaactgcgagcggggaggggctcccggccgaccgcctggagcgggagaaccactgccaggggagaccccttctcggaggcttgattagcctgatatggggccgggagtgtagaatcacaacccggccccaccctccgctgTCACagggataaaaaacaaaaacaaatattaaactgaaatattaatacatacacGTTCTTTTATTGCGAGTGCAAAGTTGAGCGGACACCATTTATTGATAGAAATCTAAACCTGGTGTTCAAATGTTTCTTCTTGTTGccgttcattattttaattactttcgaTTGTCATTGGCACGGTAAATGGGAAGTAACTTGCTGGTCTTATTGAACTCATTCTAAAAACTAAATGACATAAGAGAACTATCTATCTGTTCACAGAGTTTTGCTTTATATGGCTtactttaataatttgttttctaGCATGAGTTCTGTAATACCAGCTAATTCCATCTATTCATCAAAATGCCTTGCCAATGTtgatagtaaatataattaaatactgtatgtataaatatttcagaGAGGAGAGACGCTGAGCCATATGAAGAAGCCGTTTGTCACGAAattaaaccaatcaggtcagagtaaactggtAAAGGAAAACCTCATTTGGTTGGTTACTAGAAGcatatttctggaaaatatttcagcagcaaacacaagtcatttacatgtttgcagtagtttattttacacatacagactgattctaGGATGCATTTAAGATATAATGCCGGGGTGTTACCTTCTCAGATGCTCTAGCAGGTAAGATTTGCTCAAGTGGAACGCAAGGTAAGGATCCACTTTATTTCACGTCAAGATGACACTTGCAttataatttcctcatactttgtgaGCTATATCACctttttggagtgtgtctggactgttagctgtgttttcttcctctctgcTGCTCTTGCATGTCATTAGTGTTTCAAATGATCTCATTttgcgttaaatgagatcaaacgactcttcgacaacaaacatttttgttgacaattttttttattgtcgacgttgtcaatAACGACAACTTATCATTTCAGCCCTCATTTGCTCTtgagaaaaaacaattatttgctAGTTTATTATAtaatagttacaaatcaaaaagtgaaatgtaaaatgcacacatTAGTCATGCTCGGGAGGTTAAATAAAGACaacttgggggcctgggtagctcagcaattaaAGACGTCGACTACCaaacctggagtcgtgagtttgaatccagggcgtgctgagtgactccagtcaggcttcctaagcaaccaatttgcccggttgctatggCGGGTAGATTCAAgttggggtaacctccacatggttgctataatgtggttcacacTCTCGGTgaggcgagttgtgtgtggatgccatggagaatagcatgaagcctccacacatgctaggtcccCACGGTAactcactcaacaagccacatgataagatgcacggattgacagtctcagatgtggaggcaactgaaattcgtcctccgccacccggtaAATATtcgggagaaaataaaatacacaaataataaaaaccAACTTACAGCAGATATTCATAATGCTCCAGGCACTGAGCGGCAGTTCGTCCGATGATGGGGGCGATTGTTCTCCATTGTGTTGGCATCAGCTTGGCCAGATGAAGAAGCTTCTCCTCTTCTTCACGAGACCATTCTGTTTTCTTAATGCTGGGGTCCAGCCACTCGTACCTGCATTAGACACATTATAAACAACAGGAGTAAGACCTGGGAAATCTGTTCAGTCAAATTAACAAGAACAGGTCAATG belongs to Xyrauchen texanus isolate HMW12.3.18 chromosome 16, RBS_HiC_50CHRs, whole genome shotgun sequence and includes:
- the cdc5l gene encoding cell division cycle 5-like protein, whose product is MPRIMIKGGVWRNTEDEILKAAVMKYGKNQWSRIASLLHRKSAKQCKARWYEWLDPSIKKTEWSREEEEKLLHLAKLMPTQWRTIAPIIGRTAAQCLEHYEYLLDKAAQRENEDDAGDDPRKLKPGEIDPNPETKPARPDPVDMDEDELEMLSEARARLANTQGKKAKRKAREKQLEEARRLAALQKRRELRAAGIDIQKKRKKKRGVDYNAEIPFQKKPAQGFYDTSMEQYDPLEPDFKRLRQQHLDGELRNEKEDRERKKDRQKIKKKKESDLPSAILQTSGVSEFTKKRSKLVLPAPQISDAELEEVVKLGQASEVARQTAEESGITNSASSALLSEYNVTNNSMALRTPKTPAAQDKILQEAQNLMALTNVDTPLKGGLNTPLHESDFSGVTPQRQVVQTPNTVLSTPFRTPSHGADGMTPHSGMTPKPSVGVTPGRTPLRDKLNINAEEGGVDYSDPSYAKHLQRESREQLRLGLISLPLPKNDFEIVLPENAEKELEEAEVDESFVEDAAEIELEKQAIRDAEREKELRQRHTAVQRDLPRPSEVNETILRPHNVEPPLTELQQAEEMIKKEMITMIHYDCLHHPSADAQAKKGKGVGSSSNNAEHIAYLEKTAYDKVSEEELKKAGELLGQEMEVVKHGMGHGDLSMEAYNQVWEECYSQVLFLPGQSRYTRANLASKKDRIESLEKKLEINRGHMTTEAKRAAKMEKKMKILLGGYQSRAMGLLKQLGELWDQVEQANVELHTFQELKKQEDHAIPRRQEALREDVQRQQEREKELQQRFADLLLEKQTLSQKF